In the Streptomyces sp. FXJ1.172 genome, one interval contains:
- a CDS encoding 6-pyruvoyl trahydropterin synthase family protein: MFSITVRDHMMVAHSFRGEVFGPAQRLHGATFVVDATFRRPDLDDDNIVVDIGLASTELGKITGEFNYRNLDDEEQFHQINTSTEYLARVIADRLVEAIHAGALGENARGIYEVAVTLHESHIAWASYERSV, from the coding sequence TTGTTCAGCATCACCGTACGTGACCACATGATGGTCGCCCACAGCTTCCGCGGCGAGGTCTTCGGGCCCGCTCAGCGGCTCCACGGGGCGACGTTCGTCGTGGACGCGACGTTCCGGCGCCCGGACCTGGACGACGACAACATCGTCGTCGACATCGGTCTGGCAAGCACGGAACTCGGCAAGATAACCGGCGAGTTCAACTACCGCAACCTGGACGACGAAGAGCAGTTCCACCAGATCAACACCTCGACGGAATACCTCGCCAGGGTGATCGCCGACCGGCTGGTCGAGGCGATCCACGCGGGGGCGCTGGGGGAGAACGCCCGGGGCATCTACGAGGTAGCCGTGACGCTGCACGAGTCGCACATCGCGTGGGCCAGCTACGAGCGCAGCGTGTGA
- a CDS encoding YbaB/EbfC family nucleoid-associated protein, translating into METSLGRRLEKVLADFAERHGILPKVQEQMRALSVTVRSRDGVVEVTLGADGRASGVRFVDRRYREMAAPQLADSVLEALTTAGAEVVARATAVMMSTSFPLPVSAEPVPRVERIGPEAIREVQETPSMCWHRLVRESRAAVAGPARVRDCGAVKAGGTVGTWWPGTQEAGAGVRGGARPQLQGPLWGRSRLDTRPASSRTALPAELHEAVMALRDAVCGSCPPVGCGCPGALERPRKSTTTESA; encoded by the coding sequence ATGGAGACGTCACTGGGAAGGCGCCTGGAGAAGGTCCTTGCCGACTTCGCCGAGCGTCACGGGATTCTGCCCAAGGTCCAGGAGCAGATGAGGGCGCTGTCGGTGACGGTCCGTTCCAGGGACGGCGTCGTCGAGGTCACCCTGGGCGCCGATGGCCGGGCCTCGGGCGTGCGGTTCGTCGACAGGCGGTACCGGGAGATGGCGGCGCCGCAGCTCGCCGACAGCGTCCTGGAGGCTCTGACGACGGCCGGCGCCGAGGTCGTGGCCCGCGCCACCGCCGTGATGATGTCCACAAGCTTCCCTTTGCCGGTGTCCGCGGAGCCCGTGCCCCGGGTCGAACGGATCGGGCCCGAGGCGATCCGGGAGGTCCAGGAGACACCATCCATGTGCTGGCATCGCCTGGTGCGGGAGAGCCGGGCGGCGGTGGCCGGCCCTGCCCGCGTCCGCGATTGCGGCGCTGTCAAGGCCGGTGGCACCGTGGGCACGTGGTGGCCGGGCACGCAGGAGGCAGGGGCGGGGGTCCGGGGCGGAGCGAGGCCCCAGCTTCAGGGGCCGCTGTGGGGCCGCAGTCGTCTCGACACCCGGCCCGCCTCCTCACGAACCGCCCTGCCGGCAGAGCTGCACGAGGCCGTCATGGCGCTGCGGGACGCCGTGTGCGGCTCCTGTCCGCCTGTGGGGTGCGGGTGTCCGGGGGCTCTGGAACGTCCCCGGAAAAGCACGACCACCGAATCCGCCTGA
- a CDS encoding MBL fold metallo-hydrolase, protein MPKILHDDDIVRVESNVYAVSGSDTNWVIIKDGDSCTLVDTGYPGDRDAVLASLEAVGLNAHSVAAVLVTHAHNDHLGAAEHLRSEYGIPVLMHRDEVPHARRDFLDQVSAGQVLAEAWRPGVLRWAVSALRAGGTIHVPVHEPQAFPTPEALDLPGAAVPVHTPGHTKGHCAYHLPYSGILITGDALVTAHPTSRTSGPQLLPGMFHTDRARAIDSLAVIEEMDAGIIVPGHGPVHHGSTKEAALTARERAER, encoded by the coding sequence ATGCCGAAGATCCTCCACGACGACGACATCGTCCGCGTCGAGAGCAACGTCTATGCGGTATCCGGCAGCGACACCAACTGGGTGATCATCAAGGACGGCGACAGCTGCACCCTCGTTGACACAGGCTACCCCGGCGACCGCGACGCCGTGTTGGCCTCACTCGAGGCTGTCGGGCTGAACGCTCACTCCGTGGCCGCCGTCCTGGTCACCCACGCGCACAACGACCACCTCGGTGCCGCCGAACACCTGCGCTCCGAGTACGGCATACCCGTGCTCATGCACCGGGACGAGGTACCGCACGCCCGCCGCGACTTCCTCGACCAGGTGTCTGCCGGGCAGGTACTCGCCGAAGCATGGCGGCCCGGTGTGCTCCGGTGGGCCGTGAGCGCCCTGCGTGCCGGGGGCACCATCCACGTTCCGGTCCACGAGCCGCAGGCCTTCCCCACGCCGGAGGCACTGGACCTGCCCGGCGCCGCCGTTCCTGTGCACACCCCGGGACACACCAAAGGCCACTGCGCATACCACCTGCCCTACAGCGGCATCCTGATCACCGGCGACGCCCTGGTGACCGCGCATCCCACGTCACGGACCAGCGGACCGCAGCTGCTGCCCGGCATGTTCCATACCGACCGCGCCCGGGCGATCGACTCGCTGGCCGTGATCGAGGAGATGGACGCGGGCATCATTGTGCCTGGTCACGGCCCCGTGCACCACGGGTCGACGAAGGAGGCCGCCCTGACGGCCCGCGAGCGCGCCGAGCGGTGA